The Armatimonadota bacterium genome includes a window with the following:
- a CDS encoding Hsp70 family protein: METHWAIDLGTTNTLIAKWSGTHATTIALDEVAEYELTWNTPLVPSVVYFQDVNRVIIGKPALSAREIDPAADLGPRGPLARSFKKTLARASQQTVAQVGAETISARQCATAFLQQLLNVTREYEREHADPNRTRRERLMRLLRWWRKEGQVTDLTMTVPVESYEPYRAELSQIARRLGVSRFQTLDEPVAAALGYGVDLANEKHIMVVDFGGGTLDLAIVRTHPSGSRDGSGGASDRATLLAARGLNLGGETVDEWLAELGCSRLDAHQDTLRPRMRAQAEAIKKDLSVKALISDCGYFLLPGGLRIEVTREEFLALLDTNGLYRSVDTLTEATLDDCRHQISEADLDAVLLVGGSTLLPGIRDLFERRFGSQRVHYWEPFEAVVKGAAVFGAGYTVDQIVHHDYAIRVYNDNDQRAEYERLVHRGTGYPTPNPFETRYYAVTDGQTLFRLPVCEVGYGGRVSLPWRRRMNGNEYWVPQGPEESECVITLNEGDALRLAPPGSGPQARLRIDFTIDENRYLCATIHDLQKQRDLRSDDRVVRLR; encoded by the coding sequence ATGGAGACACACTGGGCAATCGATCTCGGCACCACCAACACGTTGATCGCGAAGTGGTCGGGCACCCATGCCACCACCATTGCGCTGGACGAAGTGGCGGAGTACGAGCTGACCTGGAACACGCCGCTGGTGCCCAGCGTCGTCTACTTTCAGGATGTAAACCGCGTCATCATCGGCAAGCCGGCGCTTTCCGCGCGTGAAATAGATCCTGCGGCCGACCTGGGGCCCCGCGGCCCGCTGGCGCGTTCGTTCAAGAAGACCCTGGCGCGAGCCAGCCAGCAGACTGTGGCGCAGGTGGGGGCCGAGACGATATCGGCGCGACAGTGCGCAACCGCATTTTTGCAGCAATTGCTCAACGTGACGCGCGAATACGAGCGCGAGCATGCCGATCCGAATCGCACCCGCAGAGAGCGCCTGATGCGCTTGCTCCGATGGTGGCGCAAGGAGGGTCAGGTCACCGATCTGACCATGACAGTGCCGGTAGAGAGCTACGAACCCTACCGGGCCGAGCTGTCGCAGATCGCGCGGCGCCTTGGAGTTTCACGCTTCCAGACCCTGGATGAGCCGGTGGCCGCCGCACTGGGTTACGGTGTGGACCTGGCCAACGAAAAGCACATCATGGTGGTGGATTTCGGCGGTGGAACGCTGGATCTGGCGATCGTTCGGACACACCCATCCGGCAGCCGAGACGGCTCCGGTGGCGCCAGTGACCGGGCAACCCTACTGGCCGCACGGGGGCTCAATCTTGGTGGCGAAACGGTGGATGAGTGGCTGGCCGAACTCGGCTGCAGCCGCCTCGATGCACATCAGGATACACTTCGTCCGCGGATGCGCGCGCAGGCCGAAGCGATCAAGAAAGATCTCAGCGTAAAGGCGCTGATATCGGATTGCGGTTACTTTCTGCTTCCCGGTGGCCTGCGTATTGAGGTTACCCGCGAGGAGTTTTTGGCCCTGCTCGATACCAACGGTCTCTACCGCTCCGTGGATACGCTCACCGAGGCAACGCTGGACGACTGCCGGCACCAGATTTCTGAAGCCGACCTCGACGCCGTTCTGCTGGTTGGCGGCTCAACGCTGCTGCCGGGCATCCGGGATCTGTTCGAGCGACGATTTGGCAGCCAGCGCGTCCACTACTGGGAACCGTTTGAGGCGGTGGTCAAAGGCGCCGCGGTTTTCGGCGCCGGCTATACCGTGGACCAGATTGTGCATCATGACTACGCTATCCGCGTCTACAACGACAACGATCAGCGTGCGGAATACGAGCGGCTGGTGCACCGCGGTACCGGGTATCCCACGCCGAACCCTTTCGAGACCCGTTACTATGCGGTTACCGACGGCCAAACCCTGTTTCGCCTGCCGGTGTGCGAAGTCGGTTACGGTGGTCGTGTCTCGCTTCCCTGGCGACGCCGAATGAACGGCAACGAATACTGGGTGCCTCAAGGTCCGGAAGAGAGCGAATGCGTGATTACGCTCAATGAGGGTGATGCCCTGCGCCTGGCGCCTCCGGGCTCAGGTCCGCAAGCGCGGCTGCGGATCGACTTTACCATTGACGAAAACCGTTACCTTTGCGCCACCATCCACGATCTGCAAAAGCAGAGGGATCTGCGTTCCGATGACCGCGTCGTGCGGCTGAGGTAA
- the infC gene encoding translation initiation factor IF-3: MNKDFRINEQILRGARDQRVREVRLIDDEGNPLGVMAARDALNLAQEKGMDLIEVAPNAMPPVCRIMDYGRYKYEQGKRDRDQHKRQKQQEIKGIKMRPVTAEHDFLVRLRAAQRFLDEGDKVKITIQFKSREITHPEIARRLMDKLVQAMGDTINIEKPPSIEGRFMTMIVSPKASS, encoded by the coding sequence ATCAACAAAGACTTTCGCATCAACGAGCAGATTCTGCGGGGCGCGCGCGACCAGCGCGTCCGTGAAGTCCGTCTGATAGACGACGAGGGGAACCCGCTGGGCGTGATGGCAGCCCGCGATGCATTGAATTTGGCGCAAGAGAAGGGCATGGACCTTATCGAAGTGGCCCCCAATGCCATGCCGCCGGTTTGCCGCATCATGGATTATGGGCGGTACAAGTATGAGCAGGGCAAACGGGATCGCGATCAGCATAAGCGTCAGAAACAGCAGGAGATCAAGGGCATCAAGATGCGCCCGGTTACGGCCGAGCATGATTTCCTGGTGCGACTGCGCGCAGCGCAGCGGTTCCTGGACGAGGGTGATAAAGTCAAGATCACAATACAGTTCAAATCTCGGGAAATCACGCACCCTGAAATTGCGCGCCGGTTGATGGACAAACTTGTTCAAGCCATGGGCGATACGATCAATATCGAAAAGCCACCCTCCATCGAAGGTCGTTTTATGACGATGATTGTGAGCCCGAAAGCCTCAAGCTGA
- a CDS encoding tetratricopeptide repeat protein yields the protein MSVTMDAALTAYAAGDFAGAAAGFEEALRETPDDVGAVSHLAACYAQLGRQTEAVTAQTRCVQLAPGSAEARYQLALYLRGSGWLEQARQAAEQALMLEPTHTAAQALVMEIGAPTHSQAAPQQPSALPNQVPAGIAQPYGAQPGGMPTYLSQPHVEDSFDLRQAARDIWSVITGPNAFFMQQVGREGRKAPCAMILLLAIISIPTSAINYGKLFGWPLAVGILILGVPVLYLFAVVFTHISARILHMVAGWFGSTASLDSTFRAYVYATAVGAPMAVIMLLFAVFSPMSPGFMPGRFPTPPPITGAYAPPTTTGPGAPPPIAASGGTLPNAGSIASVLALFGIALVLELAFGIWMLSVLVIGVSTLHSIPSGTAAGVIVLAGLIGSACLVVAMVIADIVSVAVIAAMSGRS from the coding sequence ATGTCCGTCACCATGGACGCGGCGCTGACCGCCTACGCCGCCGGCGACTTTGCCGGAGCTGCGGCAGGATTTGAAGAGGCGCTTCGCGAGACGCCGGACGACGTCGGAGCGGTTTCGCACCTTGCTGCATGCTATGCGCAACTCGGGCGGCAAACAGAGGCGGTCACCGCGCAAACTCGCTGCGTTCAGCTTGCGCCCGGCAGTGCCGAGGCGAGGTATCAACTAGCGCTGTATCTGCGGGGATCCGGTTGGCTGGAGCAGGCGCGCCAGGCAGCAGAGCAGGCTCTTATGCTCGAGCCGACGCACACGGCGGCGCAAGCGCTTGTCATGGAGATCGGAGCGCCGACGCATTCGCAGGCCGCGCCGCAGCAACCCAGCGCGCTGCCGAACCAGGTTCCCGCCGGCATCGCACAGCCATACGGCGCTCAACCCGGAGGGATGCCGACCTACCTCAGTCAGCCGCACGTGGAGGACTCGTTCGACCTTCGCCAGGCCGCACGCGATATCTGGAGCGTGATCACCGGCCCAAATGCATTCTTCATGCAGCAGGTCGGTCGCGAAGGGCGCAAGGCGCCGTGCGCGATGATTCTCCTGCTGGCCATTATATCAATACCGACGTCTGCGATTAACTATGGCAAGCTCTTCGGCTGGCCTCTCGCAGTGGGCATCCTCATACTCGGCGTACCCGTGCTGTACCTGTTCGCGGTTGTCTTCACGCACATATCGGCGCGGATTCTCCACATGGTTGCGGGATGGTTCGGCAGCACTGCAAGCCTGGACAGCACATTCCGCGCTTACGTTTATGCCACGGCGGTCGGGGCACCGATGGCCGTAATCATGTTATTGTTCGCCGTGTTCTCGCCGATGTCACCCGGCTTTATGCCCGGACGGTTTCCGACGCCGCCGCCGATTACCGGTGCATACGCGCCACCCACAACCACGGGACCGGGTGCGCCGCCGCCTATTGCGGCATCGGGCGGCACACTGCCCAACGCCGGCTCCATCGCGAGCGTGCTGGCCTTATTTGGGATTGCTCTCGTGCTGGAGTTGGCTTTCGGCATCTGGATGCTCTCCGTGCTCGTTATCGGCGTTTCGACGCTTCACTCCATACCCAGCGGTACTGCGGCCGGCGTGATTGTTCTTGCCGGCCTGATTGGAAGTGCGTGTCTCGTCGTGGCCATGGTCATCGCTGATATCGTGAGTGTAGCTGTTATAGCGGCCATGTCGGGCCGATCATAG
- the rplT gene encoding 50S ribosomal protein L20, whose translation MPRVKRGMMVRKRHKKVLASAKGYWGGKRKLFKTAHEQWMKSGNYAYRDRRNRKRDFRRLWITRISAGCRAEGMQYCRFIAGLNRAGVALDRKVMAQIAVEDPTTFKQLVARAASALQLQAAGQGA comes from the coding sequence ATGCCGCGCGTAAAACGTGGCATGATGGTGCGGAAGCGCCACAAGAAGGTTCTGGCTTCCGCCAAAGGTTACTGGGGCGGCAAGCGCAAGCTATTCAAAACTGCTCATGAGCAGTGGATGAAATCCGGTAATTATGCCTACCGGGACCGTCGAAATCGCAAGCGCGACTTCCGGCGCCTCTGGATCACCCGCATCAGTGCCGGTTGCCGTGCGGAAGGCATGCAGTACTGTCGCTTTATCGCCGGACTGAATCGAGCCGGAGTTGCGCTGGACCGCAAGGTGATGGCGCAGATCGCCGTGGAGGATCCGACGACCTTTAAGCAGCTCGTGGCGCGTGCCGCGAGCGCGCTGCAGCTACAGGCCGCTGGTCAGGGGGCGTAA
- a CDS encoding RsmB/NOP family class I SAM-dependent RNA methyltransferase yields MISESNPPLRPVSPRALAAAAELLGLWLEDASQPPLDRLVARALRERRYLNSRERRTVGDAVFGAARMLRRQRWVLQRLQLGETPLAHIQLWLACEGFDFAGSAGEYWLPGLPAALATLPGIEAPADALRVTHSMPDGLAGELEALLGPEALAAAAAFNLAAPVMARVNTLKTNRSSWLERHPVMRASAISPWGVWREKRPSNDAATDAAGEIAWQDEGSQLVALATACRPGNFVVEIGAGAGGKALAMAAMMQNSGRILAVDIAPKRLEILRERAQAAGVTCIRTCCTSVAEAELNGELTRFAGCADIVLVDAPCTGTGAIRRSPDARWRTVNTPYEPVQRAMLGAAALLVRPGGAVVYATCAVERSQNEAIVIDGARSSGLEIEDVAESIRHTRLLDAPAAAAIGGQIRTGDLGFARTWPHRGGMDAFFIARLRKP; encoded by the coding sequence GTGATCTCCGAGTCAAATCCGCCCCTCCGCCCGGTCTCGCCGCGCGCGTTGGCCGCCGCCGCAGAGTTGTTGGGACTCTGGCTGGAAGATGCGAGTCAGCCTCCACTTGATCGGCTGGTCGCCCGAGCGCTACGCGAACGACGATACCTGAACTCGAGAGAGCGCCGCACGGTGGGTGACGCTGTATTTGGTGCGGCGAGGATGCTGCGCCGCCAGCGCTGGGTTTTACAGCGCCTGCAGCTTGGCGAGACACCTCTGGCGCACATCCAGTTGTGGCTTGCGTGTGAAGGCTTCGACTTTGCCGGATCGGCCGGTGAGTATTGGCTGCCGGGCCTACCCGCTGCCCTTGCGACGCTGCCCGGCATCGAGGCGCCTGCTGACGCGTTACGAGTCACGCACTCAATGCCGGACGGATTGGCTGGAGAGCTTGAAGCGCTGCTTGGGCCGGAAGCGCTTGCCGCAGCCGCCGCATTCAATCTGGCGGCGCCGGTTATGGCCAGGGTCAACACGCTAAAGACAAACCGATCGTCGTGGCTCGAGAGGCACCCCGTAATGCGGGCGTCGGCGATCAGTCCGTGGGGAGTCTGGCGTGAGAAACGCCCATCAAACGACGCCGCCACGGATGCAGCCGGCGAAATCGCATGGCAAGACGAGGGCAGCCAGCTTGTTGCGCTTGCGACCGCATGCCGTCCGGGCAACTTTGTGGTGGAGATCGGCGCCGGCGCGGGAGGCAAGGCGCTGGCAATGGCCGCCATGATGCAGAATTCGGGCCGGATCCTTGCTGTGGACATCGCTCCAAAGCGGCTGGAGATCCTTCGCGAGCGTGCGCAGGCTGCCGGTGTAACCTGCATCCGCACCTGCTGCACCTCTGTGGCCGAAGCGGAGCTGAACGGTGAGTTGACGCGTTTTGCCGGCTGCGCCGACATCGTGCTGGTGGATGCGCCTTGCACCGGTACCGGAGCTATCCGGCGCTCGCCCGATGCACGCTGGCGAACTGTCAACACGCCGTATGAGCCCGTGCAGCGGGCCATGCTTGGCGCAGCCGCCCTGCTCGTGCGTCCGGGCGGAGCGGTTGTGTACGCTACGTGCGCGGTTGAGCGGTCACAGAATGAAGCGATCGTGATCGATGGTGCGCGCAGCAGCGGCCTGGAAATCGAGGATGTCGCCGAGTCGATACGGCACACGCGCCTGCTGGACGCTCCAGCCGCCGCGGCGATCGGTGGCCAAATCCGAACTGGGGACCTGGGGTTTGCGCGCACATGGCCGCACCGCGGAGGGATGGATGCCTTCTTCATTGCCCGACTGCGGAAGCCGTGA
- a CDS encoding tyrosine recombinase gives MEITEAIRQYLSALRFERGMATNTQNAYRRDLAQFAALCTVRGVAATDRLGESDALAWVEHLRSRGAMAATMRRKVVAVRCFAQFLVAEGLAERNFCQFLEARGFGIPLPRVLTATEVSALLRALEPSDRWYLRDRAICLLLYATGLRVSELAGLAPHDLDPEASTVRCLGKGGKERVVPVAPAAIQAVDAWAMDAGERPGAQQWLFPNQHGGPLSRQQIGEILRRAGIRAGIRQRVTPHVLRHTFATHLLDGGAGLRVIQELLGHASITTTEIYTHVSEDRLRAAYRAAHPRA, from the coding sequence ATGGAGATTACCGAAGCCATCCGCCAGTATCTGAGCGCACTGAGATTCGAGCGCGGCATGGCGACGAACACCCAGAATGCCTACCGCCGCGATCTTGCTCAGTTCGCCGCCCTTTGCACCGTCCGGGGCGTGGCTGCCACGGACCGACTGGGTGAGAGTGACGCCCTGGCATGGGTGGAGCATCTGCGCTCCCGTGGAGCGATGGCCGCCACTATGCGGCGCAAGGTGGTGGCCGTTCGATGTTTCGCGCAGTTTCTGGTTGCGGAGGGCCTGGCAGAGCGAAACTTCTGCCAGTTTCTGGAGGCTCGGGGCTTCGGCATACCGCTCCCGAGGGTTCTCACTGCGACGGAGGTCTCTGCGCTGCTGCGTGCGCTCGAGCCTTCGGACCGATGGTACCTGCGCGATCGCGCTATCTGCCTGCTGCTTTACGCCACGGGCTTGCGCGTCTCCGAGCTAGCCGGCCTGGCGCCGCATGACCTGGACCCGGAAGCTTCCACTGTGCGATGCCTGGGAAAGGGTGGAAAGGAGCGCGTAGTACCCGTTGCGCCTGCCGCTATACAGGCCGTAGATGCGTGGGCGATGGATGCCGGTGAACGGCCCGGCGCCCAGCAATGGCTGTTTCCCAATCAGCATGGCGGACCGCTGTCGCGCCAGCAGATCGGCGAAATACTGCGTCGCGCCGGCATCCGCGCCGGCATTCGGCAGCGCGTTACGCCGCACGTGCTACGCCACACCTTCGCCACGCACCTGCTGGATGGTGGCGCCGGACTGCGGGTTATTCAGGAACTCCTTGGCCACGCCAGCATCACCACCACCGAGATCTACACGCACGTCTCGGAAGATCGCCTTCGAGCCGCCTACCGCGCGGCCCACCCGCGGGCCTGA
- the pheS gene encoding phenylalanine--tRNA ligase subunit alpha, giving the protein MSDETLNRLEKEAVDAALAAASAADIDAVETQFLGRKGSINALRRGIAMLPSEDRPGAGAAINKAVERVQNLLAERRAALESAAATAAPARTIDVTLPGQPMNSGTLHPLTQVSQEVKAVLGGMGFEFVDGPELESHRYNFGALNYPDDHPAMDEQSTFLLDGDRVLRTQTTALQGRVMEKRRPPFRIATIGRCFRYEAVDATHHHTFHQVDVFMVDQGIGMAELKGTLAEFARAMFGAETEVRFRPDFFPFVEPGVDYSIRWGGRWLEIGGAGLIHPNILRAHHIDTEQYSGFAFGLGIERIHMIRCGVTDLRLYLENDWRFLQQFAEG; this is encoded by the coding sequence GTGAGTGACGAGACCTTGAATCGCCTGGAAAAGGAAGCGGTGGATGCAGCCCTTGCGGCCGCCTCCGCCGCGGATATCGATGCCGTGGAAACGCAATTCCTGGGCCGCAAAGGCAGTATCAACGCGCTTCGGCGCGGTATTGCCATGCTCCCTTCCGAGGACCGGCCCGGCGCCGGCGCTGCAATCAATAAGGCTGTTGAACGTGTGCAGAATCTCCTTGCCGAGCGGCGTGCGGCGCTGGAGAGCGCCGCTGCAACCGCCGCGCCGGCGCGTACGATCGACGTCACCCTCCCCGGTCAGCCGATGAACAGCGGAACCCTCCATCCGTTGACTCAGGTCTCGCAGGAGGTCAAGGCGGTACTGGGCGGCATGGGCTTCGAGTTTGTAGATGGGCCCGAGCTGGAGAGCCATCGGTACAACTTCGGCGCATTGAACTATCCTGACGACCACCCCGCGATGGACGAGCAGAGCACCTTCTTGCTGGATGGTGACCGCGTTCTGCGGACGCAGACGACCGCGCTGCAGGGCCGCGTGATGGAGAAGCGACGCCCACCGTTCCGCATCGCGACAATTGGGCGCTGCTTCCGGTATGAGGCCGTGGACGCCACCCACCACCACACGTTCCACCAGGTGGATGTGTTTATGGTGGATCAGGGCATCGGCATGGCCGAACTGAAGGGGACGCTGGCTGAGTTTGCTCGCGCCATGTTCGGAGCGGAAACCGAGGTCCGATTTCGACCGGACTTCTTTCCGTTTGTTGAGCCGGGCGTGGATTACTCGATCCGCTGGGGCGGCAGGTGGCTGGAGATTGGAGGCGCCGGACTGATTCACCCAAACATTCTCCGGGCTCACCACATCGATACGGAGCAGTACAGTGGCTTCGCGTTCGGGCTTGGTATAGAACGCATTCACATGATTCGGTGTGGCGTAACGGATTTGCGCCTCTACCTTGAGAACGACTGGCGATTCTTGCAGCAGTTTGCGGAAGGCTAA
- a CDS encoding VOC family protein: protein MQIEGVIATVMVTDIERAVQFYCDKLGFTIADETCSWVLFAEGVALRTAPEAMPDDAFRMNAVAITLAVTSVEQAWKELTSRGVAFYLAPTMQGGVCVAAFRDSENNVMELIELNGSAA, encoded by the coding sequence GTGCAGATTGAGGGCGTGATTGCAACCGTAATGGTGACCGATATCGAGCGTGCCGTGCAGTTCTACTGTGATAAGCTCGGCTTCACGATCGCCGATGAAACCTGCTCATGGGTTTTGTTTGCAGAAGGTGTCGCGCTGCGAACGGCGCCGGAGGCGATGCCGGACGACGCGTTCCGGATGAACGCGGTAGCCATTACCCTGGCGGTGACCAGCGTGGAACAGGCGTGGAAGGAGCTAACGTCCCGTGGCGTGGCGTTTTACCTTGCCCCGACCATGCAGGGCGGCGTCTGCGTTGCCGCTTTTCGAGATAGCGAGAACAACGTAATGGAACTGATTGAGCTAAACGGTTCCGCGGCATAG
- a CDS encoding GNAT family N-acetyltransferase: MLSAQPPNDTIRAETPPVIYPAALADAGIIAQISVDAFPQLFRSLYGRRSTERIVAAQTALYAAGVLDLARYRVAALSGAVVGVCAHNTTGEIGAATFRTILRTVRPHLSFPAALRAAIGVSTTLAVVPRRIPCAPDILYIEALAVTSHLRSHGIGTSLLRHAAATAVTAGRPRLSLHVMRDNNRAYALYRRFGFIDWKDPPQAQWMTHDSRLMVLNIEPHHMMLPPGSAGR, encoded by the coding sequence ATGCTCTCAGCGCAACCTCCAAACGACACGATTCGCGCCGAAACACCGCCGGTTATCTATCCAGCAGCCCTCGCTGACGCCGGCATCATTGCTCAGATTTCGGTGGATGCGTTCCCGCAACTGTTCCGTTCCCTCTACGGGCGCCGCTCAACGGAGCGGATCGTTGCCGCGCAAACGGCGCTTTATGCTGCGGGAGTTCTGGATCTGGCGCGATATCGGGTCGCCGCGCTCTCCGGCGCGGTCGTGGGGGTATGTGCACACAATACAACGGGTGAAATCGGCGCAGCCACGTTCCGCACGATTCTGAGAACGGTGCGGCCGCACCTGTCGTTTCCCGCGGCGCTCCGCGCAGCCATAGGCGTGAGCACAACGCTGGCAGTGGTGCCACGCCGAATACCCTGTGCGCCCGATATCCTCTACATCGAGGCGCTTGCGGTTACGTCGCACCTCCGCAGCCACGGAATCGGCACCTCGCTGCTGCGTCATGCCGCCGCGACGGCCGTAACCGCCGGACGACCACGCCTGTCCCTCCATGTGATGCGAGACAACAACCGCGCCTATGCACTCTATCGACGGTTTGGGTTCATCGACTGGAAAGACCCGCCACAGGCGCAGTGGATGACGCACGACTCGCGGTTGATGGTTCTCAACATAGAGCCGCATCACATGATGCTGCCGCCCGGCTCGGCGGGCCGGTGA
- the rpmI gene encoding 50S ribosomal protein L35 translates to MKSKLKTRKTAAKRFTISGSGKIMRGKTGLNHLMRKKDGQRRRHLLGDGELHKSDRSRVRLLLGEGA, encoded by the coding sequence ATGAAAAGCAAACTAAAGACAAGAAAGACCGCCGCCAAGCGCTTTACGATTTCCGGCAGCGGCAAGATTATGCGCGGCAAGACCGGTCTGAACCACCTGATGCGCAAGAAGGACGGGCAGCGACGCCGGCACCTGCTGGGAGATGGCGAGCTGCACAAGAGCGATCGAAGCCGGGTGCGCCTTTTGCTGGGTGAGGGAGCTTAA
- a CDS encoding LON peptidase substrate-binding domain-containing protein: METEPNRRIYSLRLFPLNCVLFPQFTIQLNVFEDRYKRMIQECMDSGAPFGVVLIRDGEETGQPAVPHDAGCTARIVSVERLDDGRLTVVAAGESRFRLLDYSVADAGYLTGRVEDLVDVYGHGDVAPDVLATAVELFSTYLKLLAERASLSIPPIDLPDEPDRLAYCIAAISPLALAVKQKLLETADAELRLVMETELLRRQIARLEERREHRADAGKVAIRFRPMGQDDEWLAGWVKRSRN; this comes from the coding sequence ATGGAGACTGAGCCGAACCGCCGTATCTACAGCCTTCGTCTGTTTCCGCTGAATTGCGTCCTGTTTCCTCAGTTCACAATTCAGCTCAACGTTTTCGAGGACCGGTACAAGCGGATGATCCAGGAGTGCATGGACTCCGGGGCACCCTTCGGCGTGGTACTCATTCGGGACGGCGAAGAGACCGGTCAGCCCGCCGTGCCGCACGATGCCGGCTGCACGGCGCGGATTGTTTCGGTTGAACGCCTCGACGACGGACGGCTGACCGTAGTGGCGGCGGGAGAATCCCGGTTCCGGCTGCTGGATTACTCGGTTGCCGACGCCGGTTACCTGACGGGGCGCGTTGAAGACCTCGTGGATGTGTACGGCCATGGCGACGTGGCGCCGGACGTTTTGGCAACGGCCGTGGAGTTGTTTTCCACCTACCTGAAGCTGCTGGCGGAACGGGCGTCACTCTCCATTCCGCCGATTGATCTCCCGGATGAACCAGACCGGCTGGCGTACTGCATAGCGGCAATCTCGCCACTGGCGCTGGCGGTAAAACAGAAGCTGCTTGAGACGGCCGATGCCGAGTTGCGGCTGGTTATGGAGACGGAGCTGCTGCGGCGCCAGATAGCCCGGCTGGAGGAGCGCCGCGAGCATAGAGCCGACGCCGGTAAAGTGGCGATCCGGTTCCGGCCGATGGGGCAGGACGATGAGTGGCTGGCCGGCTGGGTGAAACGCTCGCGCAATTGA
- a CDS encoding MFS transporter, translating into MFASLRHRNFRLMWFSLLISNSGTWLQSVAQDYAVYQLTHRAIDLGYVNAARAVALIGLSFFGGSLVDRFEKRKVLIVTQTLFGLCAILLGALVAADRLQVWHVVVVSFVTAALLAVDQPARQALLPHLVPREQFANAIALNSITFTGAAALGPAMAAPVVHAFGMAWGFYLNGLSYLAVIGAVWALRVHEGLASENPSVIRNVGAGLRYVRDSPGILLLVSLLAVLSFFATPYQSLLPVFAVRLFHGGVATLAALRTAPGIGAIAGGFLVAWLASIRGKAWISLGAGLLCGVMLVAFCAVRSLEPALLLLFLVGTAGAVVNATIQTLMQHLTSHEMRGRVMSLFTISVIGMWPLGALPMSWLADRWGVAAATAAGASVAALYAALVAVTGRRLVNRIDAQATL; encoded by the coding sequence ATGTTCGCGTCGCTGCGCCACCGCAACTTCCGGCTTATGTGGTTCAGCCTTCTGATCTCAAACAGCGGTACGTGGCTGCAGAGTGTGGCGCAGGACTACGCGGTTTACCAGCTTACGCACCGCGCCATCGACCTCGGCTATGTCAACGCGGCGAGGGCAGTGGCGCTCATCGGGTTGTCGTTCTTCGGCGGCTCGCTGGTCGATCGCTTTGAAAAACGCAAAGTGCTTATAGTTACACAAACGCTTTTCGGACTGTGCGCCATCCTTCTCGGTGCGCTGGTCGCTGCGGACCGGCTTCAGGTTTGGCATGTGGTGGTGGTTTCGTTCGTAACCGCCGCGCTGCTGGCGGTCGATCAGCCCGCCCGCCAGGCCCTGCTGCCGCATCTGGTGCCGCGCGAGCAGTTTGCCAATGCCATCGCGCTGAACTCCATTACGTTTACAGGTGCAGCCGCACTGGGACCGGCGATGGCCGCTCCCGTGGTTCACGCGTTCGGCATGGCCTGGGGATTCTACCTGAACGGGCTCAGTTACCTCGCCGTCATCGGTGCGGTGTGGGCGCTGCGCGTCCACGAGGGCCTGGCGTCAGAGAATCCTTCCGTTATCCGGAACGTGGGAGCGGGCCTTCGGTATGTGCGCGACTCGCCGGGCATCCTTCTGCTGGTCAGTCTGCTCGCCGTCTTAAGCTTCTTTGCAACGCCATACCAGAGTCTTCTGCCGGTGTTCGCCGTTCGTCTCTTTCACGGCGGTGTCGCGACTCTGGCGGCGTTGCGCACGGCGCCGGGAATCGGCGCGATTGCGGGAGGGTTTCTGGTTGCGTGGCTGGCGTCGATTCGTGGCAAGGCGTGGATCTCGCTTGGTGCGGGCTTACTGTGTGGCGTTATGCTGGTGGCGTTCTGCGCCGTCCGGAGCCTTGAGCCGGCTCTACTCCTGCTGTTTCTTGTTGGAACCGCCGGCGCTGTGGTTAATGCAACCATCCAAACCCTGATGCAGCACCTCACCAGTCACGAGATGCGTGGACGGGTTATGAGCCTTTTTACCATCTCGGTAATCGGGATGTGGCCGCTCGGCGCGCTGCCGATGAGTTGGCTGGCCGACCGGTGGGGCGTAGCCGCAGCCACCGCAGCCGGCGCGTCGGTGGCCGCGCTCTACGCGGCGCTTGTGGCCGTTACGGGGCGGCGCTTGGTAAACCGGATCGACGCGCAAGCCACTCTATGA